The nucleotide window GTCTGACATACCAAAGGCATGGACGAATCCACGCAAGTATCTTGATCGCAGGTAATCGACCCGTTGAAAAGCGACTGGGATCGCTCGCCATCCCTCGAGAGCCGCGCCGTCCCTCGAGTTCGAGAGCCGCGCCGTCCCTCGAGTTCGAGAGCCGCGCCGCCGCCAACTTAAGCGTCCGTACTGTCTCAGATCGTGTTTTACGGTCGTTCGTCGTGACTGTCTCTCTCATGAAACGTGTTATCAACACAGACGAAGCGCCCGCGGCGGTCGGCGCATACAGTCAGGCGACTGCCACTGGCGACCTCCTGTTCACCGCCGGACAGCTCCCGTTCACTCCCGACGGCGACCTGCTCGAGGACGTGCCGGTCGCCGACCAGACCCGCCAGTGTCTCGAGAACGTCGCAGCGATCCTCGAGTCGGAAGGTGCAGACCTTGAGGACGTGCTCAAAGTCACGGTCTTTCTCGACGATATCGACGACTTCGAGGCGATGAACGAGGCCTACGCCGAGTTTTTCGAGGACTCGCCGCCGGCGAGAAGCGCCGTCGAGGTCGGTCGCGTTCCGAAAGGTGCTGCCCTCGAGATCGAGGCCGTGGCGGTACTCGAGTAGCGGCCGCGAGTCGGAGACGGGACGTCGTTTCCTACGGCGAGCCGCCCTTGATCAGTCGCAACACCGTCACGTGGTCGCTCTCGACCGGTTGGTCCTCGGGCACCGGCCGCCCATCGACGAGGACGCTCACCTCGTGTGGACTCAACTCGACCTCGCGAAGCAGATCCGCGTAGGTCGGCGTCTCGGTGCCGCCCTCGGCGTTCGATGCGGCCTCGAGTTCGAGTTCGTAGGTGGCCTCACCCTTGACGTCGACGGTGACGTGCATACGCGCAGTTGCGAGGCGACGGTCTTGAGCACGTCGC belongs to Natronorubrum aibiense and includes:
- a CDS encoding Rid family detoxifying hydrolase — translated: MKRVINTDEAPAAVGAYSQATATGDLLFTAGQLPFTPDGDLLEDVPVADQTRQCLENVAAILESEGADLEDVLKVTVFLDDIDDFEAMNEAYAEFFEDSPPARSAVEVGRVPKGAALEIEAVAVLE
- the samp2 gene encoding ubiquitin-like small modifier protein SAMP2, with the protein product MHVTVDVKGEATYELELEAASNAEGGTETPTYADLLREVELSPHEVSVLVDGRPVPEDQPVESDHVTVLRLIKGGSP